The Hyphomonadaceae bacterium ML37 genome includes a region encoding these proteins:
- a CDS encoding alpha/beta hydrolase, which translates to MSGQSHAWGRRGAVIVHGRAVHYRRAGSPGAPAAILLHGSPESASAVHEAARALAGRFCVIALDTPGNGLSAPLDQPDPDREDYARQLLAFMDVMGVARAGLYGFHTGAGTAMAAALLAPERVSALALDGYAVWTAQEREDLLARYCVVYPPVWNGSHLAQIWARLEAQLVFFPWYDTRPEARMALPPTPMETRLRRLRDWLTAHEHYPAPYRAAFKAVGEDGPERVAVPTLIGAMDRDPLSAHLDRLLALEPGVRLERWGADRAGALTSIEAHFATHPGNPASKPDPSDKTLLESLASPQTRHDWAPDDHGGFLLKVWQDLRDEVISGAGDQAALDAGLDPYDLHARVTAAIQARTGL; encoded by the coding sequence ATGAGCGGGCAATCCCACGCATGGGGCCGGCGCGGCGCAGTGATCGTGCATGGCCGCGCGGTGCACTACCGGCGCGCCGGGTCGCCGGGCGCGCCGGCGGCGATCCTCCTCCACGGCTCGCCGGAAAGCGCCAGCGCGGTGCATGAGGCGGCGCGTGCACTGGCCGGGCGGTTCTGCGTCATTGCGCTGGACACGCCGGGCAATGGCCTGTCCGCGCCACTGGATCAGCCTGATCCTGACCGGGAGGACTATGCGCGCCAGCTTCTGGCGTTCATGGACGTAATGGGCGTGGCGCGCGCCGGGCTTTACGGCTTCCATACGGGGGCGGGCACGGCGATGGCGGCGGCGCTGCTGGCGCCGGAGCGCGTCTCCGCGCTGGCGCTGGATGGCTATGCCGTCTGGACGGCGCAGGAGCGGGAAGATCTGCTGGCGCGGTATTGCGTGGTGTACCCGCCGGTGTGGAATGGCTCGCACCTTGCGCAGATTTGGGCAAGGCTGGAGGCGCAGCTGGTCTTCTTTCCCTGGTATGACACGCGGCCCGAGGCGCGGATGGCGCTGCCCCCCACGCCCATGGAGACGCGCCTGCGCCGCCTGCGCGACTGGCTGACGGCCCATGAGCACTATCCCGCCCCCTATCGCGCCGCGTTCAAGGCGGTGGGCGAAGACGGACCGGAGCGTGTGGCGGTCCCGACCCTGATCGGGGCGATGGACCGCGATCCGTTGAGCGCGCATCTTGACCGACTGCTCGCGCTGGAGCCGGGCGTAAGGCTGGAGCGCTGGGGCGCGGACCGGGCCGGCGCACTCACCAGTATCGAAGCCCATTTCGCCACCCATCCGGGGAACCCGGCCTCAAAGCCAGATCCGTCAGACAAGACCCTGCTGGAAAGCCTCGCCTCGCCGCAGACGCGCCATGACTGGGCGCCGGATGATCATGGCGGCTTCCTGCTCAAGGTCTGGCAGGATTTGCGCGATGAGGTGATTTCGGGCGCGGGCGATCAGGCGGCGCTGGACGCAGGCCTCGACCCGTACGACCTCCACGCCCGCGTCACGGCAGCGATCCAGGCACGCACCGGCCTGTGA
- the solA gene encoding N-methyl-L-tryptophan oxidase codes for MSGRCDIAVIGLGAMGAAALSALAQAGADVAGFERYDSPHDLGSSHGESRLVRQAYAEGERYLPLARRSAELWRALNARTGEAIYTECGVHYAAPAGARLTRDVVRAAQAAGLPVRRGDDLPGADRITCPAGYERVFEPEAGFARPEAAIAAWLSRARSAGARVAMRTPVRHIARTPDGFTLALDGGAVKARRVIVTAGGWTGDLAAPLRARLTLQRRVMSWFADPDGLHGPEHLPAFVIEAQGGWYYGAPAIGADGVKIGRHHGDQPCAHPDQLDRAPGPEDAADVTRFARSALPGLGPMTRQAVCFYTMSPDEDFILSFGELDPDMAVVAGLSGHGFKFAPAIGEALARWALDETPAIDLSTFALARFG; via the coding sequence GTGAGCGGGCGCTGCGACATCGCCGTGATTGGGCTGGGCGCCATGGGCGCGGCGGCCCTGAGCGCGCTGGCCCAGGCCGGGGCGGACGTGGCGGGCTTTGAGCGTTATGACAGCCCCCACGATCTGGGCAGCTCCCATGGCGAGAGCCGCCTGGTTCGCCAGGCCTATGCCGAAGGCGAGCGCTATCTGCCCCTCGCCCGGCGCTCGGCTGAGCTGTGGCGGGCGCTTAACGCCAGGACGGGCGAAGCGATCTACACCGAATGCGGGGTGCATTACGCCGCCCCCGCAGGCGCACGCCTGACCCGCGACGTGGTCCGGGCGGCGCAGGCGGCCGGCCTGCCCGTGCGCAGGGGCGACGACCTTCCCGGCGCGGACCGCATCACCTGCCCGGCGGGTTATGAGCGCGTGTTCGAGCCCGAGGCGGGGTTCGCCCGCCCCGAAGCGGCGATAGCGGCCTGGCTGTCCCGGGCGCGGTCGGCGGGAGCGCGCGTGGCGATGCGCACGCCGGTGCGCCACATCGCGCGCACTCCGGATGGTTTCACGCTCGCGCTGGATGGCGGCGCTGTGAAGGCCCGCCGGGTGATTGTCACCGCCGGTGGCTGGACCGGTGATCTCGCCGCGCCGCTGCGCGCGCGCCTCACCCTCCAGCGCCGGGTGATGAGCTGGTTCGCCGATCCGGACGGCCTGCACGGACCGGAACACCTGCCCGCCTTCGTGATCGAGGCGCAAGGCGGCTGGTACTACGGCGCGCCGGCCATCGGGGCGGACGGGGTGAAGATCGGGCGGCACCATGGCGATCAGCCCTGCGCGCATCCTGACCAGCTTGACCGCGCCCCCGGGCCGGAAGACGCCGCCGATGTGACGCGGTTTGCCCGCAGCGCCTTGCCCGGTCTCGGGCCCATGACGCGCCAGGCGGTATGCTTCTACACCATGAGCCCGGACGAGGATTTCATCCTTTCCTTCGGTGAGCTGGACCCGGACATGGCGGTGGTGGCGGGCCTGTCCGGCCACGGCTTCAAGTTCGCTCCCGCCATCGGCGAGGCGCTGGCCCGCTGGGCGCTGGACGAAACTCCAGCCATCGATCTGTCCACCTTCGCGCTGGCGCGCTTCGGCTGA
- a CDS encoding HAMP domain-containing histidine kinase gives MPTTPMPDPRLTAWLDRAAGPVMHGAWLAVCAVTALSLAPLSPQAFALVLAAGAPGLIGLFFSAARADSRDGARLVLALAWCLPGLAASVMFASALSPAALVYLAGPMALAAAGGARAARLSAVLSACAFILAACFSLLGPDPVLATPTGVLAGVVALAAFFALTGFAARARLAARLNAARRELDEIRPAADGFTHAPSPLLALSPDGVITASSRALRRVAPGVPRDVTGLPADGLGFDEDQQAALRAGLASARSGGGADGGRFTFTVRGPRGRESALTARAVATPAGYVLSLAETAGVDAEAERRLVAERDAAIAASRAKSEFLAAVSHELRTPLNAIIGFSDVMKQRLFGPLPARYAEYGDLIHESGRHLLELIGDVLDMSKIEADRYELSLDEFDVRDIADICAKMMRLRATEQGVTLYVDAGDAPIQVNADRKALRQILLNLLSNAVKFTPEGGAVVLMACAEGPDLVMAVGDSGVGISEDEIARLGQPYAQSQSGRDSAERSSGLGLVLVRQLAELHGGSMTIESQAGEGTTVTVRLPVLAGSAGAATNVEPLEVHQRIRAAQTAGEHIARTSEGAA, from the coding sequence ATGCCCACGACCCCGATGCCTGACCCTCGTCTGACCGCGTGGCTGGACCGCGCCGCCGGGCCTGTCATGCACGGCGCATGGCTGGCGGTGTGCGCGGTGACCGCGCTGAGTCTGGCTCCATTATCGCCTCAGGCTTTCGCGCTGGTGCTGGCTGCGGGCGCGCCAGGCCTCATCGGATTGTTCTTCAGCGCCGCCCGAGCTGATTCACGCGACGGCGCGCGCCTGGTGCTGGCGCTGGCCTGGTGCCTGCCGGGCCTGGCCGCATCGGTGATGTTCGCCAGCGCGCTCTCGCCTGCGGCCCTGGTGTATCTGGCCGGCCCCATGGCGCTGGCGGCGGCCGGCGGCGCGCGCGCGGCGCGCCTGAGCGCTGTTTTGTCGGCCTGCGCGTTCATTCTGGCGGCGTGCTTCAGCCTGCTGGGGCCAGACCCAGTCCTTGCGACGCCCACAGGCGTGCTGGCAGGCGTGGTTGCGCTGGCGGCGTTCTTTGCCCTGACCGGTTTTGCGGCACGCGCGCGTCTGGCGGCGCGGCTCAATGCCGCCCGGCGCGAGCTTGATGAGATCCGCCCCGCGGCGGACGGCTTCACCCATGCGCCGTCACCCTTGCTCGCGCTCAGCCCCGACGGCGTGATCACAGCGTCGTCTCGCGCCCTGCGCCGGGTCGCCCCGGGCGTGCCGCGTGACGTGACAGGACTGCCCGCTGACGGACTGGGTTTTGATGAAGATCAACAGGCCGCCCTGCGCGCCGGACTCGCCTCGGCCCGGTCGGGCGGCGGCGCGGATGGCGGCCGCTTCACTTTCACCGTGCGTGGACCGCGCGGGCGCGAAAGTGCGCTGACAGCGCGCGCCGTGGCGACGCCGGCGGGTTATGTGCTGAGCTTGGCCGAAACCGCCGGGGTTGATGCCGAGGCCGAGCGCCGCCTGGTCGCTGAGCGCGACGCCGCCATCGCCGCCAGCCGGGCGAAATCGGAATTCCTCGCCGCGGTGAGCCATGAGCTGCGCACGCCGCTCAACGCCATTATCGGTTTCTCCGACGTGATGAAGCAGCGCCTGTTCGGCCCGCTGCCCGCGCGCTACGCCGAATATGGCGATCTGATCCATGAGAGCGGGCGTCACCTGCTCGAACTGATTGGCGACGTGCTGGACATGTCCAAGATCGAAGCTGATCGCTACGAGCTGTCGCTGGATGAGTTCGACGTGCGCGACATCGCCGATATCTGCGCGAAGATGATGCGCCTGCGCGCCACCGAACAGGGCGTCACGCTCTACGTCGATGCCGGCGATGCGCCGATTCAGGTGAACGCGGATCGCAAGGCGCTGCGCCAGATTCTGCTCAATCTTCTGTCCAACGCCGTGAAGTTCACGCCCGAAGGCGGCGCCGTCGTCCTGATGGCCTGCGCCGAAGGTCCCGATCTGGTCATGGCCGTGGGCGATAGCGGGGTCGGCATCAGCGAGGACGAAATCGCGCGCCTGGGCCAGCCCTACGCGCAGAGCCAGTCGGGCCGCGATTCCGCCGAGCGCAGCTCCGGGCTCGGCCTGGTGCTGGTGCGCCAGCTGGCCGAGCTGCATGGCGGATCCATGACGATTGAAAGCCAGGCGGGCGAGGGGACGACCGTCACCGTGCGCCTGCCCGTGCTGGCGGGCTCTGCCGGTGCAGCCACCAATGTCGAGCCGCTGGAAGTCCACCAGCGCATCCGCGCCGCCCAGACCGCCGGCGAACACATCGCGCGCACCAGCGAAGGCGCAGCCTGA
- a CDS encoding bifunctional aspartate kinase/diaminopimelate decarboxylase, whose translation MPASAARPWIVMKFGGTSVATPERWRVIADIARARLEAGERVMIVHSALAGVSNLLEALPAAALAGAGEAAAEAVKARHREFAAAAGLDADTLLAEIFDLIDRRTAGIGYSGEASARLRAELMAQGELMASVLGLECLKAAGLDPVLLDARDALTALNNADEPRAWLDNGAGEDADPALQETLSGADLVLTQGFIARHASGATVLLGRGGSDTSAAYFAARLQAARLEIWTDVPGLFSADPRLTEGARHLRALSYEEAQEIATMGGKVLHPRCIGPARRANIPMEVRSTLRPELPGTRITGAPGDDAPRLKAVSVKTGVRLVVMEGAGMWRQAGFLADVFAGFKACGVSVDLVSTSETNVTVSLDPDPGLDQARLDRLRETLAPLCRVKIIEDAAAVSLLGYGIRRILHQLAPALEMFQDKPIRLVSQAANDLNFTVVVDETEGAALAKRLHEELISTAPEGAVFGPSWAQLARPGPAQPARPAPWWTRKRDALLDVAPPTGGLYVYDLETVSARARAVAGIRTLSRAFYAMKANAHPDVLRAIRAAGLGFECVSPGEIARVRETFADIRPDEILFTPNFAHRSEYEAAVAFGAHLTIDGLHPLTHWPDVFRGADIILRVNPDRPRGHHQHVKTAGPKAKFGIPLDALNDARAAADAAGARVIGLHAHAGSGVTDPDHWREIGAILAKAAQAFPDARILNCGGGLGVPESPDAPALDLLRVDEELALLKKAHPRFELWMEPGRYPVAEAGVLLARVTQVKHAFGTRFIGLGTGMNSLIRPALYGARHEIVNLTRLGEPGAGMASVVGPICESADLLGADRLLPETHEGDVMLIAETGAYGAVMASRYNLRDPAGEAVI comes from the coding sequence ATGCCTGCATCTGCCGCCCGTCCCTGGATCGTGATGAAGTTCGGCGGCACCTCCGTGGCCACTCCGGAACGGTGGCGCGTGATCGCTGATATCGCCCGTGCGCGGCTTGAGGCCGGCGAGCGGGTCATGATCGTCCACTCGGCGCTGGCCGGCGTGTCCAACCTGCTCGAAGCCCTGCCTGCCGCCGCGCTGGCGGGCGCCGGCGAGGCGGCGGCTGAAGCGGTCAAGGCGCGCCATCGCGAGTTCGCCGCCGCCGCGGGCCTCGACGCGGATACGCTGCTGGCGGAGATTTTCGATCTCATCGACCGGCGCACCGCCGGGATCGGCTATTCGGGCGAGGCCAGCGCCCGCCTGCGCGCCGAGCTGATGGCCCAGGGCGAGCTGATGGCCAGCGTGCTGGGACTGGAATGCCTGAAAGCCGCCGGGCTGGATCCGGTGCTGCTGGATGCCCGCGACGCCCTCACCGCCCTCAACAATGCCGACGAGCCGCGCGCCTGGCTCGACAATGGCGCGGGCGAGGACGCCGACCCGGCGCTGCAAGAGACACTTTCTGGCGCCGATCTGGTCCTCACTCAAGGCTTCATCGCGCGCCATGCCAGCGGCGCCACCGTGCTGCTGGGCCGGGGCGGGTCGGATACGTCAGCGGCGTATTTTGCTGCACGGTTGCAGGCGGCGCGCCTCGAAATCTGGACCGATGTGCCCGGCCTGTTCAGCGCCGATCCACGCCTGACCGAAGGCGCCCGGCATCTGCGCGCCCTGTCCTATGAAGAGGCGCAGGAAATCGCCACCATGGGCGGCAAGGTGCTGCATCCGCGCTGCATTGGCCCCGCGCGCCGGGCGAATATTCCCATGGAGGTGCGCTCCACCCTGCGGCCCGAGCTTCCCGGCACGCGCATCACCGGCGCCCCCGGCGATGACGCGCCGCGCCTGAAGGCCGTGTCGGTCAAGACCGGCGTGCGCCTGGTGGTCATGGAGGGCGCCGGCATGTGGCGCCAAGCCGGCTTCCTCGCCGACGTGTTCGCCGGGTTCAAGGCGTGCGGCGTGTCGGTGGATCTGGTCTCCACCTCTGAAACCAATGTCACGGTCAGCCTCGATCCCGATCCGGGTCTCGATCAGGCGCGCCTTGACCGACTGCGCGAGACGCTGGCGCCCCTGTGCCGGGTGAAGATCATCGAGGACGCTGCTGCGGTCAGCCTTCTGGGCTATGGCATCCGGCGCATTCTGCACCAGCTCGCCCCGGCGCTGGAAATGTTCCAGGACAAGCCGATCCGGCTGGTCAGCCAGGCCGCCAATGATCTCAATTTCACCGTGGTGGTCGACGAGACCGAGGGCGCCGCTTTGGCCAAGCGCCTGCACGAGGAGCTGATCAGCACGGCGCCCGAAGGCGCGGTGTTCGGCCCCAGCTGGGCGCAGCTCGCACGGCCCGGTCCGGCCCAGCCCGCGCGCCCGGCCCCCTGGTGGACCCGCAAGCGCGACGCGCTGCTCGATGTCGCGCCGCCAACCGGCGGGCTCTACGTCTATGATCTCGAAACCGTCAGCGCCCGCGCCCGCGCCGTGGCGGGGATCAGGACGCTGTCGCGCGCCTTCTACGCCATGAAGGCCAATGCACACCCGGACGTGCTGCGCGCGATCCGGGCGGCCGGACTGGGATTTGAGTGTGTTTCGCCGGGAGAGATCGCGCGGGTGCGCGAGACCTTCGCCGACATCCGCCCGGACGAGATCCTGTTCACCCCCAATTTCGCCCATCGCAGCGAGTATGAGGCGGCGGTGGCCTTCGGCGCCCATCTGACCATTGACGGGCTGCACCCGCTCACCCACTGGCCAGACGTGTTCCGCGGCGCGGATATTATCCTGCGAGTCAATCCCGACCGGCCGCGCGGCCACCACCAGCACGTCAAGACCGCCGGCCCCAAGGCCAAGTTCGGCATTCCGCTGGACGCCCTCAACGACGCGCGCGCCGCCGCCGACGCCGCCGGGGCGCGGGTGATCGGCCTGCACGCCCATGCGGGCTCCGGCGTCACCGACCCTGACCACTGGCGCGAAATCGGCGCGATCCTGGCCAAGGCAGCGCAGGCTTTTCCAGATGCCCGCATCCTAAATTGCGGTGGGGGCCTGGGCGTGCCCGAAAGCCCGGACGCGCCCGCGCTTGATCTTCTGCGCGTGGACGAGGAGCTGGCGCTTCTGAAGAAAGCCCATCCGCGCTTTGAGCTGTGGATGGAGCCCGGCCGCTATCCCGTGGCCGAAGCCGGCGTGCTGCTGGCGCGCGTCACCCAGGTCAAGCACGCCTTCGGGACGCGGTTTATCGGGCTGGGCACGGGCATGAATTCGTTGATCCGCCCCGCCCTCTACGGCGCCCGCCACGAGATCGTGAACCTTACAAGGCTCGGCGAACCCGGCGCCGGCATGGCGTCGGTCGTCGGCCCGATCTGCGAAAGCGCTGACCTTCTGGGCGCCGACCGCCTGCTGCCCGAGACCCATGAAGGCGACGTCATGCTGATCGCCGAAACCGGCGCCTACGGTGCCGTCATGGCCTCGCGCTACAATCTGCGCGACCCGGCGGGCGAGGCGGTGATCTGA
- a CDS encoding DUF2891 domain-containing protein, with translation MMLAGMMAVGALALTAGAAQESDMLDVAAADRFAQLALDCVHREYPNKIAHVMVSDEDALPPRDLTPIFYGCFDWHSAVHGHWLLTRLTRQFPDAPFAADARAALAQSFTAENLAGELAYFEGEGRASFERPYGLAWFLQLTAELRAWDDPQAGQWAEILTPLEDVIEDRFLTWLPNLVYPVRSGTHNQTAFGFALTLDWARQAGRTELADLITAKSLAFHLEDRACPLHYEPSGTDFLSPCLMTADLMRRVIPAADYPAWLSAYLPGIPEDGSADWLAPGIVLDPTDGHLVHLDGVNLSRAWNLQGIAASLPEDDPRIASLNAAEAVHTQAGVASVSEEHYEGSHWLASFAVYLGSDKAREAVTP, from the coding sequence ATGATGCTGGCAGGGATGATGGCGGTCGGGGCGCTGGCACTGACGGCGGGCGCAGCGCAGGAGAGTGACATGCTGGACGTGGCCGCAGCGGACCGGTTTGCTCAGCTGGCGCTCGATTGTGTGCACCGCGAATACCCCAACAAGATCGCCCATGTGATGGTCTCCGACGAAGACGCGCTTCCGCCGCGCGATCTCACGCCGATTTTCTATGGCTGCTTTGACTGGCATTCGGCGGTTCATGGCCACTGGCTGCTGACGCGTCTGACGCGCCAGTTCCCAGACGCGCCCTTTGCCGCAGACGCCCGCGCGGCGCTGGCGCAAAGCTTCACGGCGGAGAATCTGGCAGGAGAGCTGGCATATTTCGAAGGAGAAGGCCGGGCCTCGTTCGAACGGCCCTATGGGCTGGCCTGGTTCCTCCAGCTCACGGCCGAGCTGCGCGCCTGGGACGACCCGCAGGCGGGCCAATGGGCTGAAATTCTGACGCCGCTGGAGGATGTGATTGAGGACCGCTTCCTCACCTGGCTGCCCAATCTGGTCTATCCGGTGCGCTCCGGCACCCATAACCAGACCGCCTTCGGCTTTGCGCTGACGCTGGACTGGGCGCGCCAGGCCGGGCGGACTGAGCTTGCCGATCTGATCACCGCCAAATCGCTCGCCTTTCATCTCGAAGACCGTGCCTGCCCGCTGCATTACGAGCCGTCGGGGACCGATTTCCTGTCGCCCTGCCTGATGACCGCCGACCTGATGCGCCGTGTGATCCCGGCGGCGGACTATCCTGCCTGGCTGTCGGCCTATCTGCCAGGGATTCCCGAGGATGGCTCGGCGGACTGGCTGGCGCCGGGCATCGTGCTGGACCCCACTGATGGCCATCTGGTGCATCTGGACGGGGTCAATCTGTCGCGCGCCTGGAATCTGCAAGGCATCGCCGCCAGCCTGCCCGAAGACGATCCGCGCATCGCATCCCTGAACGCCGCTGAGGCGGTGCATACGCAGGCCGGCGTCGCGTCCGTGTCCGAAGAGCATTACGAAGGCAGCCACTGGCTGGCGAGCTTTGCAGTGTATCTCGGCAGCGACAAGGCGCGGGAAGCGGTGACGCCGTGA
- a CDS encoding phosphoenolpyruvate carboxykinase, translating into MADGQISSRDLRDLGVTDAILHYNWTEEALYEEAVRRGEGRVAKGGALVVATGQHTGRSARDKFTVRDATTEDTVWWDFNVAMEPAHFDALWSDVRAHMAGRELFVQELHGGADPAHRLPVRVVTELAWHGLFIRHLLRRPAPSDLSRFEPGFTIVNLPSFKADPERHGVRSETVIAVNFAQRLVVIAGTSYAGETKKAVFTILNYLLPEKRIMPMHCSVNVGEAGDAAVFFGLSGTGKTTLSADPKRTLIGDDEHGWSPDGLFNFEGGCYAKMIRLSAEAEPQIHATTRMWGTVLENVVMDPVTRELDLDDDALAENSRGAYPLHYIPNACDKNVCGHPGNIVMLTCDAFGVMPPIARLTPSMAMYHFLSGYTAKVAGTEKGVTEPSATFSTCFGAPFMPRHPAEYGALLKTLIAQHGANCWLVNTGWTGGPYGAGQRMPIKVTRALLNAALDGSLAEAQMRIDPVFGFAVPTQVAGVDPKLLDPRQTWANPSDYDAQARKLADMFVANFEKFASHVDEQVRAAAPKAGG; encoded by the coding sequence ATGGCTGACGGCCAGATATCGAGCCGGGATCTGCGCGATCTCGGCGTGACCGATGCGATCCTGCATTATAACTGGACCGAAGAGGCGCTCTACGAAGAGGCCGTGCGACGCGGTGAAGGCCGCGTCGCCAAAGGCGGAGCGCTGGTGGTTGCCACCGGCCAGCACACGGGTCGCTCAGCGCGCGACAAGTTCACTGTGCGCGATGCGACCACCGAAGACACCGTCTGGTGGGACTTCAACGTCGCCATGGAGCCGGCGCATTTCGACGCGCTCTGGTCTGACGTGCGCGCCCACATGGCCGGGCGCGAGCTGTTCGTGCAGGAGCTGCATGGCGGCGCCGATCCGGCCCACCGGCTTCCCGTACGCGTGGTCACCGAGCTGGCCTGGCACGGCCTGTTTATCCGCCACCTCTTGCGCCGTCCGGCGCCCAGCGATCTCTCACGCTTCGAGCCCGGCTTCACCATCGTCAATCTGCCGAGCTTCAAGGCCGATCCCGAACGTCATGGCGTGCGCTCTGAGACCGTCATCGCGGTCAATTTCGCCCAGCGCCTGGTGGTGATCGCGGGCACGTCCTATGCTGGCGAGACCAAGAAGGCGGTCTTCACCATCCTCAACTATCTCCTGCCCGAAAAGCGCATCATGCCGATGCATTGCTCGGTCAATGTGGGCGAGGCGGGGGATGCGGCCGTGTTCTTCGGCCTGTCGGGCACGGGCAAGACCACGCTGTCGGCTGACCCCAAACGCACCCTCATCGGCGATGACGAGCATGGCTGGTCGCCTGACGGCCTGTTCAATTTCGAAGGCGGTTGCTACGCCAAGATGATCCGCCTGTCGGCCGAGGCCGAGCCGCAAATCCACGCCACCACCCGCATGTGGGGCACGGTGCTGGAAAACGTGGTGATGGACCCGGTCACGCGCGAGCTTGATCTTGACGACGATGCGCTGGCGGAAAACTCGCGCGGGGCCTACCCGCTGCACTACATCCCCAATGCCTGCGACAAGAATGTTTGCGGCCATCCGGGCAATATCGTCATGCTGACCTGCGATGCGTTCGGCGTGATGCCGCCCATCGCCCGGCTGACGCCGTCCATGGCGATGTACCACTTCCTGTCGGGCTACACGGCCAAGGTGGCCGGCACGGAAAAGGGCGTCACCGAGCCCAGCGCCACTTTCTCCACCTGCTTTGGCGCGCCCTTCATGCCGCGCCACCCGGCTGAATATGGCGCGCTTCTGAAAACCCTGATCGCGCAGCACGGCGCCAACTGCTGGCTGGTCAATACCGGCTGGACGGGCGGGCCCTACGGGGCGGGGCAGCGCATGCCCATCAAGGTGACGCGCGCGCTGCTGAACGCCGCGCTCGACGGTTCGCTGGCCGAAGCGCAGATGCGCATTGATCCGGTGTTCGGCTTTGCGGTGCCGACGCAAGTCGCCGGCGTCGATCCCAAACTCCTCGACCCGCGCCAGACCTGGGCGAACCCGTCCGACTACGACGCCCAGGCCCGCAAGCTCGCCGACATGTTCGTGGCGAATTTCGAGAAGTTCGCGTCGCATGTGGATGAGCAGGTGCGCGCCGCGGCGCCGAAGGCGGGGGGTTAG
- a CDS encoding NADP-dependent oxidoreductase, with product MISTMQQGVLRAPLEQSPRAEDFAIVETARPDCPEGGVLVRASHVSMDPYVGARLRGRHMGEAAPEPMREAIPGHGVGVVVQSRCAIEEGSMVHLVGAGWREYAPALEGEVRVIAPGAMSPSVFLSALGMPGLTAWAGMTQLAKVTQGDVVLVDAAAGAVGGAVGQIARARGAARVIGIAGGPDKCALVRGMYGFDACTDYRADGWRDALAEAAGGGISVHFENVSSELLTLALTHMKPYGRAVLCGLAAHYQSDSPAPGIPFGLIIGKRASLHGLVVYDFYDRWADFLAECQPLADAGRLVIAEDIADGLAEAPAVFERLMAGRNRGKALIAL from the coding sequence ATGATCTCCACCATGCAACAAGGCGTGCTTCGCGCGCCGCTTGAGCAATCCCCGCGGGCGGAGGATTTCGCGATTGTCGAGACGGCGCGGCCAGACTGCCCCGAAGGCGGGGTGCTGGTGCGGGCGAGCCATGTGTCCATGGACCCGTATGTGGGCGCGCGCCTGCGCGGGCGGCATATGGGCGAGGCGGCGCCCGAGCCCATGCGTGAGGCGATCCCCGGCCATGGCGTGGGCGTTGTGGTGCAGAGCCGCTGCGCTATCGAAGAGGGTTCGATGGTGCATCTGGTGGGCGCGGGCTGGCGCGAATACGCCCCGGCGCTGGAAGGTGAAGTCAGGGTGATCGCGCCGGGCGCTATGTCGCCGTCGGTCTTCCTCTCCGCCCTCGGCATGCCGGGGCTGACGGCCTGGGCGGGGATGACGCAGCTGGCCAAAGTGACGCAAGGCGATGTAGTGCTGGTGGACGCCGCTGCCGGGGCCGTGGGCGGCGCTGTCGGCCAGATCGCCCGGGCGCGCGGCGCGGCGCGCGTGATCGGGATCGCGGGCGGGCCGGACAAGTGCGCGCTGGTGCGCGGGATGTACGGCTTTGACGCCTGCACAGATTATCGCGCCGACGGTTGGCGCGACGCGCTGGCCGAGGCCGCAGGCGGCGGGATCAGCGTGCATTTTGAAAATGTGTCCAGCGAGCTGCTGACCCTCGCCCTTACGCACATGAAACCCTATGGCCGCGCGGTGCTGTGCGGGCTGGCGGCCCATTACCAGAGCGACTCGCCTGCGCCGGGCATTCCCTTCGGCCTGATCATCGGCAAGCGGGCCAGCCTGCACGGGCTGGTGGTGTATGATTTCTATGACCGCTGGGCGGACTTCCTGGCCGAGTGCCAGCCCCTGGCCGACGCCGGCCGGCTTGTCATCGCCGAGGATATTGCCGACGGCCTCGCTGAAGCGCCTGCGGTGTTCGAACGCCTGATGGCGGGGCGAAATCGCGGCAAGGCGCTGATCGCACTATGA